In Lacrimispora indolis DSM 755, a genomic segment contains:
- a CDS encoding class I SAM-dependent methyltransferase has translation MLSYYGSLSSEVYDIDKPIGHSFGDVEFYIDRLSLCRGHILEPATGTGRMLIPLLEKGFTVDGFDSSKDMLNICRDNCIKKGLNPKLFEANMESFIQDTRYDAIIVPTGTFLLMHQRADSIRALQNFHKHLCTGGRLMIDIFMQTDFSVGTASTRAWVCLNGDIITLESKIVEVDYINQYTVSHNRYEKWREGVLIQTELERFPLQWYGLEEFKLILESTGFKDIVISSDYKFGQYPSNVKDVITFEAVPIK, from the coding sequence ATGTTAAGTTATTATGGCAGCCTGTCTTCAGAGGTATATGATATAGATAAGCCTATAGGTCATTCTTTTGGAGATGTAGAATTTTACATTGATAGATTAAGCTTGTGCAGGGGGCATATTCTTGAGCCTGCAACTGGAACCGGTCGTATGCTGATTCCGCTTTTAGAAAAAGGGTTTACAGTAGATGGCTTTGACAGTTCAAAAGACATGCTGAATATATGCCGTGACAATTGCATAAAAAAAGGTCTTAATCCTAAGCTTTTTGAAGCGAATATGGAATCTTTTATACAGGATACGAGATATGATGCGATTATAGTTCCAACGGGAACGTTCCTTCTGATGCACCAAAGAGCAGACTCAATAAGAGCACTGCAAAATTTTCATAAGCATTTATGCACTGGAGGACGATTAATGATTGATATATTCATGCAGACAGATTTTTCTGTAGGTACGGCTTCCACAAGGGCATGGGTCTGTTTGAATGGCGATATCATTACTTTAGAAAGTAAAATCGTGGAAGTTGACTATATAAATCAATATACTGTTTCACATAACAGGTATGAAAAATGGCGTGAGGGAGTGCTTATTCAAACCGAATTAGAACGCTTTCCGCTACAATGGTATGGACTGGAAGAGTTTAAATTGATACTTGAAAGCACGGGGTTTAAAGATATCGTGATTTCTTCAGATTATAAATTTGGGCAGTATCCATCAAATGTTAAAGATGTCATTACTTTTGAGGCTGTGCCTATTAAATAA
- a CDS encoding peptide deformylase, with amino-acid sequence MIRSVMKDVFFLNQKSEPATEADKQVVQDLLDTLKANEVGCVGLAANMIGVKKRIIAVSMGFANIAMINPVIVKKSGAYETEEGCLSLIGVRKTIRYKDIVVEFQDMNFNKHCQKYSGWIAQIIQHEIDHCDGIVI; translated from the coding sequence ATGATTAGATCAGTAATGAAGGATGTCTTTTTTCTGAATCAGAAGTCAGAACCGGCAACGGAAGCGGATAAGCAGGTGGTTCAGGATTTGCTTGATACGTTAAAGGCGAATGAAGTAGGTTGTGTAGGACTGGCGGCTAACATGATAGGTGTCAAGAAGAGAATAATAGCAGTGAGTATGGGTTTTGCTAATATTGCTATGATTAATCCGGTGATTGTGAAGAAGTCTGGTGCGTACGAGACGGAAGAAGGCTGTCTTTCTTTGATTGGAGTTCGCAAGACCATCAGATATAAGGATATCGTGGTAGAGTTTCAGGATATGAATTTCAATAAACACTGCCAGAAGTATTCCGGATGGATTGCACAAATTATACAACATGAAATCGACCACTGCGATGGCATAGTGATATAG
- a CDS encoding MFS transporter gives MKLSREEKSWILVDCGNSAYSMAVTTALLPIMFGMFDNVRYSMDLGYFNSIASILVAVLSPVLGAAADYKDKKKRFFVFFTCLGVLATASLAFIPPSSGQWQLLILFFILSAIGFAGSNIFYDAFIVDVTSDERMDKISSLGFAFGYISSVIPFGISLALIFLLGMDKSIGYQIGFIITALWWGLLTFPMIKDVKQIHYVEPEQHPIRNSFKRLAETFKQIRQYKTVFYFLGAYFFYIDGVDTIIKMVVPYATAVLGNHTLDTFSLLGILLIIQLIAFPCAIFYGNLAKRLSARTMIIIGIFTYIITCIAAFFLASLWHIFILGAMIGSAQGGIQALSRSYYAKIIPKEKSNEFFGFYNIFGKFSAILGPTLMSLITAITGNARWSILGIIPLFLIGLVIFMILPKEQK, from the coding sequence ATGAAGTTAAGCAGAGAAGAGAAATCATGGATATTGGTTGATTGCGGAAATTCGGCTTACTCAATGGCTGTCACCACTGCATTACTGCCGATTATGTTCGGAATGTTTGACAATGTGAGATACAGCATGGATCTGGGGTATTTTAACTCCATTGCCAGTATTCTAGTGGCGGTTTTAAGTCCGGTTTTAGGTGCCGCCGCCGATTATAAAGATAAAAAGAAACGGTTTTTTGTATTCTTTACCTGTCTGGGTGTCCTTGCAACCGCTTCGCTGGCGTTTATTCCTCCCTCCAGCGGACAATGGCAGCTTTTAATTCTTTTTTTTATTTTATCGGCAATTGGATTTGCAGGATCCAATATTTTCTACGATGCATTTATCGTTGATGTTACCAGTGATGAGAGAATGGATAAGATATCTTCCCTTGGTTTTGCGTTCGGCTATATATCCAGTGTCATACCTTTTGGCATCAGTCTGGCGCTCATATTTCTTTTGGGGATGGACAAGTCAATCGGATATCAGATCGGATTTATCATTACTGCTTTATGGTGGGGACTCTTAACTTTTCCTATGATAAAAGATGTAAAACAGATTCATTATGTGGAACCCGAACAACATCCAATAAGAAACAGTTTTAAAAGACTGGCGGAAACATTTAAACAGATCAGGCAGTATAAAACCGTATTCTACTTTCTTGGTGCATATTTTTTCTATATTGATGGTGTGGATACCATAATTAAAATGGTAGTTCCTTATGCCACCGCTGTCCTTGGGAACCATACACTGGATACATTTTCATTGCTGGGAATTTTACTGATAATACAGCTGATCGCCTTTCCCTGTGCCATCTTTTATGGAAACCTGGCGAAACGGCTTTCTGCCAGAACCATGATTATCATCGGAATATTTACTTATATCATTACCTGTATTGCTGCATTTTTTTTAGCTTCCCTATGGCATATTTTCATTCTTGGAGCCATGATTGGTTCTGCACAGGGAGGGATTCAGGCGCTAAGCCGGTCCTATTATGCAAAGATTATTCCAAAGGAAAAATCCAATGAATTTTTTGGATTTTATAATATATTCGGTAAATTCTCGGCCATTTTGGGTCCAACGCTGATGTCCCTTATAACAGCAATTACCGGTAATGCCAGATGGAGTATTTTGGGAATTATTCCTCTTTTTTTAATTGGATTAGTGATTTTTATGATACTTCCTAAAGAACAAAAATAA
- a CDS encoding PDDEXK nuclease domain-containing protein codes for MGNNKEGVIFPVAPNLSEMSDSYLQFIEEIKNEVQKQRITVVMNANSNMIRLYWNIGRAILKKQEEEGWGAKVIDRMAKDLKEAFPEMSGFSPRNIKYMRKFAQCWPDYEIVQQVAAQIPWRTNLKLIDKLEDEESRIWYAQKAMENGWSSTILDLQIQSKLMERTGRTVNNFPSALPPVDSDMANQIFKDPYLFDFLGTDMPRREVEIERQLTTHIQKFLLELGQGFAFVGRQVHLEVGGQDFYIDLLFYHLKLRCYVVIELKACDFEPGFISQLNMYQNVVNDILCHPDDKPTIGLLLVKGKNQTVVEYSLSGYQNPIGVAEWKNQMEKSLPEELRSSLPSIEEIERELE; via the coding sequence ATGGGAAACAATAAAGAGGGAGTTATTTTTCCGGTTGCTCCAAATCTTTCCGAAATGAGTGATAGCTATTTGCAGTTTATAGAAGAAATCAAAAATGAAGTTCAAAAACAGAGAATTACTGTTGTAATGAATGCAAATTCCAATATGATCCGCCTCTACTGGAATATTGGAAGAGCAATTTTGAAGAAGCAAGAGGAAGAAGGCTGGGGAGCCAAGGTTATAGACCGAATGGCAAAAGATTTGAAGGAAGCATTTCCGGAAATGTCCGGTTTCTCTCCAAGAAACATAAAGTACATGCGTAAGTTTGCTCAGTGTTGGCCAGATTATGAAATTGTGCAACAGGTTGCTGCACAAATTCCATGGAGAACTAATCTCAAACTGATAGATAAATTGGAAGATGAAGAAAGCCGCATCTGGTATGCACAAAAAGCAATGGAAAATGGGTGGAGCAGCACTATTTTGGACTTGCAGATACAAAGCAAATTGATGGAGCGTACCGGTAGAACCGTTAATAATTTTCCGTCAGCGCTTCCGCCGGTAGATTCTGATATGGCAAATCAAATATTTAAAGATCCATATTTATTTGACTTTTTAGGAACAGATATGCCGCGACGTGAGGTTGAAATCGAGCGTCAATTGACTACACATATCCAGAAGTTTTTATTAGAATTAGGGCAGGGATTTGCATTTGTGGGCAGACAAGTACATCTGGAGGTAGGTGGGCAGGACTTCTATATTGATTTGCTGTTCTATCATCTTAAATTACGTTGCTATGTAGTCATTGAATTGAAAGCCTGTGATTTTGAGCCTGGTTTTATAAGTCAACTTAATATGTATCAAAATGTGGTAAATGATATTCTATGCCATCCAGACGATAAACCAACTATTGGTTTACTTTTGGTTAAGGGCAAAAATCAGACAGTTGTGGAGTATTCTTTATCTGGATATCAGAATCCAATTGGTGTAGCAGAATGGAAAAATCAAATGGAGAAATCCTTACCAGAAGAATTACGGAGTAGCCTCCCTTCCATCGAAGAAATTGAGAGAGAGTTGGAATGA
- the rlmD gene encoding 23S rRNA (uracil(1939)-C(5))-methyltransferase RlmD: MAEWKKNDRIEVIIEDMSETGEGIGKTDGFTWFIKDTVIGDRVEAKVMKTKKSYGFAKLERITEPSLNRVIPKCPVAGPCGGCQLQAMDYEEQLRYKERKIYNNITRIGGFSEVPMLPIMGMDEPWRYRNKAQFPWGLDKDGNIITGFYAGRTHSIIGCEDCLLGIEENQEVLRRIKAHMERYHLLPYDEATHKGLVRHTLIRKGFRTGEIMVCQVINGSSLPHSGELVESLLEIKGMASISFNINKERTNVILGDRVENLYGPGYITDYIGEVKYRISPLSFYQVNPVQTEKLYGTALEYAGLTGGETVWDLYCGIGTISLFLAQKAKKVYGVEIVPQAIEDARENARLNGIDNVEFFVGKAEEVLPEQHEKNHVYADVIVVDPPRKGCDAACLDIIVKMGPKRVVYVSCDSATLARDMKYLAERGYEVKKVRGCDMFPQALHVETVALLVRKP; encoded by the coding sequence ATGGCAGAGTGGAAGAAGAATGATAGAATAGAGGTAATAATTGAAGATATGAGCGAAACTGGGGAGGGAATCGGAAAGACTGATGGATTTACCTGGTTTATTAAAGATACGGTTATTGGAGACAGGGTTGAGGCCAAGGTGATGAAAACTAAAAAATCATATGGTTTCGCAAAGCTGGAACGGATCACGGAGCCGTCTTTAAACCGTGTAATACCTAAGTGTCCGGTTGCCGGCCCATGTGGTGGCTGTCAGCTTCAGGCAATGGATTATGAGGAACAGCTCCGGTATAAGGAACGGAAGATTTATAATAATATCACCAGGATCGGCGGTTTTTCTGAAGTTCCTATGCTGCCTATTATGGGAATGGACGAGCCTTGGAGATACAGGAATAAGGCACAGTTTCCATGGGGATTGGATAAGGACGGTAATATTATTACGGGGTTTTATGCGGGGCGTACCCATTCCATCATAGGGTGTGAGGACTGTCTCCTGGGGATAGAGGAGAACCAGGAGGTTTTAAGGCGGATTAAGGCACATATGGAGAGGTATCATTTGCTGCCTTATGATGAGGCTACTCATAAGGGACTGGTCAGGCATACTTTGATCCGTAAAGGGTTCCGGACAGGGGAAATTATGGTCTGTCAGGTTATTAATGGCAGCAGTTTGCCACATAGCGGGGAATTGGTGGAGAGCCTTCTGGAAATCAAGGGTATGGCCAGCATTTCCTTTAATATTAATAAGGAGAGAACCAATGTGATCCTTGGAGATCGGGTGGAAAACCTTTACGGGCCGGGGTATATTACAGATTATATTGGAGAGGTGAAATACCGCATTTCTCCTCTGTCCTTTTATCAGGTTAATCCGGTGCAGACGGAAAAGCTTTATGGCACTGCCCTTGAATATGCAGGACTGACAGGCGGGGAAACGGTTTGGGATCTTTACTGCGGCATTGGGACGATCTCTCTTTTCCTGGCGCAAAAGGCAAAGAAGGTGTATGGAGTGGAGATTGTGCCCCAGGCCATCGAGGATGCCAGGGAAAATGCCAGGTTGAATGGGATTGATAATGTGGAGTTTTTTGTGGGGAAGGCGGAAGAAGTATTGCCGGAGCAGCATGAAAAGAATCATGTGTATGCGGATGTGATCGTGGTTGATCCTCCCAGAAAGGGCTGTGATGCGGCGTGTTTGGATATCATTGTAAAGATGGGACCGAAAAGAGTGGTTTATGTGAGCTGTGATTCGGCTACTTTGGCGAGGGATATGAAGTATTTGGCGGAGAGAGGGTATGAGGTGAAGAAGGTTAGAGGGTGTGATATGTTTCCGCAGGCTCTGCATGTGGAAACGGTTGCATTGCTCGTGCGGAAACCTTGA
- a CDS encoding DUF2971 domain-containing protein, whose translation MKDILYHYCSLETFNSIISNQTIRLSDCTKTNDNQETKWIANLVKDIFLSKIKDSELFCTKYCITDSLIEKIGLQIDATINKVFHENTRKMVTYIACFSEQGDLLSQWRGYANDARGISLGFNKKVLKTFDTGGYNFHFKKVMYSIKEQRKYIENYLGELVTAYELAEANEINNETLNEFIWDMCLHIGAIRNDSPQFKNNAFKEEKEWRLYVNIHLSNVYSYEHDNNDEVAGQIDENYNKKCQYNNGFVREKISFRTTQTKLIPYFDLNFTKIKDNFLKEVIIGSKCEVTIFDIQFFLASQGFDFDKIKIYKSNATYQ comes from the coding sequence ATGAAAGATATTTTATATCATTATTGCAGTTTGGAGACTTTTAACAGTATAATCAGCAATCAGACTATAAGATTATCGGATTGTACAAAAACAAATGATAACCAAGAAACTAAATGGATTGCAAATTTGGTAAAGGATATATTTTTAAGTAAAATAAAAGATAGTGAACTATTTTGTACTAAATATTGTATTACAGATAGTTTGATTGAAAAAATAGGTCTGCAGATAGACGCTACAATTAATAAAGTATTTCATGAGAACACAAGGAAAATGGTTACATATATAGCGTGTTTTTCTGAACAAGGAGATTTATTAAGTCAATGGAGAGGGTATGCAAACGATGCCAGGGGTATTTCTTTGGGGTTTAATAAAAAGGTTTTAAAGACTTTTGATACTGGGGGGTATAATTTTCATTTTAAGAAGGTGATGTACAGTATTAAGGAGCAAAGAAAATATATTGAAAATTATTTGGGCGAATTAGTAACTGCTTATGAGTTGGCAGAGGCAAATGAAATTAACAATGAAACATTAAATGAGTTTATATGGGATATGTGTTTGCATATAGGAGCAATACGCAATGATAGTCCACAATTTAAAAATAATGCCTTTAAAGAAGAAAAGGAGTGGAGATTATATGTAAATATTCATTTATCTAATGTATATAGCTATGAGCATGATAATAACGATGAAGTGGCTGGACAAATAGATGAAAATTATAATAAGAAATGTCAATATAATAATGGATTTGTTCGGGAAAAAATATCATTTAGAACAACACAAACAAAATTGATTCCTTATTTTGACTTGAACTTTACCAAAATAAAGGATAACTTTTTAAAAGAAGTTATTATTGGATCTAAATGTGAAGTGACAATTTTTGATATTCAGTTTTTTTTAGCTTCACAAGGTTTTGATTTTGATAAGATTAAAATATACAAGTCAAATGCAACTTATCAATAA
- a CDS encoding AraC family transcriptional regulator: MNYRKEIEKCIEFIEDHIKEDITIEEIANQSGYSLYHFCRVFSLCKGISVMEYMRGRRLALATTELFNKRKIIDIAFDYGFETPSGFAKAFRKAYGYSPTQYMMRLAQYADTKTTFEMGGYIMEPVIVKRPAFKVAGYGIKTNITGITYTKDIASYWNNYEGENLESKMYRILNPAKHGEVGLCVPLSEDGNVIYLLGVIVDDFSRAEKDMLTVEVPEAEYAVFTTAPVDTSNDEEQIEFAEIIASTWKYIFEDWFKDSEYIYDESKIDFEFYDERCHHRKDTVMDIYIPIKKVK, encoded by the coding sequence TTGAATTATAGGAAAGAAATTGAAAAATGTATTGAATTCATTGAAGACCATATAAAAGAAGATATTACTATTGAAGAAATTGCTAATCAATCAGGGTATTCGCTTTACCATTTTTGCAGAGTTTTTAGTTTATGTAAGGGTATATCTGTTATGGAATACATGCGAGGACGCAGGTTAGCTTTAGCAACAACAGAATTATTCAATAAAAGAAAAATTATTGATATTGCTTTTGATTATGGATTTGAAACCCCCAGCGGATTTGCTAAAGCTTTTCGTAAAGCTTATGGTTATAGTCCTACACAGTACATGATGCGACTGGCTCAATATGCTGATACAAAAACAACATTTGAAATGGGAGGTTATATTATGGAGCCTGTTATTGTTAAAAGACCTGCATTTAAAGTTGCTGGTTATGGAATCAAAACCAATATTACCGGGATTACATATACAAAAGATATTGCATCTTATTGGAATAATTATGAAGGTGAAAATTTAGAAAGCAAAATGTACAGAATTTTAAATCCCGCTAAACACGGTGAAGTTGGATTGTGTGTTCCGTTATCTGAAGATGGAAATGTAATATATCTTTTAGGGGTAATTGTTGATGATTTTTCAAGGGCAGAGAAAGATATGCTGACAGTAGAGGTTCCGGAGGCTGAGTATGCAGTTTTTACAACGGCTCCTGTGGATACTTCAAATGATGAAGAACAAATAGAGTTTGCAGAGATTATTGCAAGTACGTGGAAATATATTTTTGAAGATTGGTTTAAAGATAGTGAGTATATTTACGATGAAAGTAAAATTGATTTTGAATTCTATGATGAACGCTGTCATCACAGAAAAGATACCGTTATGGATATTTATATTCCTATTAAAAAAGTAAAATAA
- a CDS encoding PhzF family phenazine biosynthesis protein → MKINVYTLNSFAKTKEGGNPAGVVMNADSLSEEEMRKTAAVLGFSETAFVFKSNVADFKVRFFTPNEEVDLCGHATIATFNAMSSLNLLKQGKYEQETRAGILGIEIHNDNFVMMDQSIPVFSEVIDKDEVADSLNISTSQITADLLVQVVSTVLRDIMVPVRSIEILDAIRPDMKKVKEISQKYNTVGYHVFSLKSLHGANAYCRNFAPLYGIPEESATGTSSGALGCYLYHYGKIDEEQASHIIFEQGYSMNRPSEIRVSLAIKENKIFEVKVGGRAMNLTLTEVEI, encoded by the coding sequence ATGAAAATAAACGTATACACATTAAATTCTTTTGCTAAAACGAAAGAAGGCGGAAACCCAGCAGGTGTTGTTATGAATGCAGATTCATTATCTGAGGAAGAAATGAGAAAAACTGCTGCTGTTCTTGGATTCAGTGAAACTGCTTTTGTTTTCAAATCAAACGTGGCAGATTTTAAAGTGAGATTCTTCACACCGAATGAAGAGGTGGACTTATGTGGTCATGCCACGATTGCCACCTTCAATGCAATGTCAAGTCTAAATTTGTTAAAGCAAGGTAAGTATGAGCAGGAAACCAGAGCAGGAATACTTGGCATTGAAATTCACAACGATAATTTTGTTATGATGGATCAATCCATTCCTGTATTTTCGGAAGTTATAGACAAAGATGAAGTAGCAGATTCCTTGAATATCAGTACTTCCCAAATTACAGCAGACTTGTTGGTTCAAGTTGTATCAACAGTGCTTCGGGATATTATGGTTCCTGTAAGAAGCATTGAGATTTTAGATGCGATCAGACCGGATATGAAAAAAGTAAAAGAAATCAGCCAGAAGTACAATACGGTTGGATACCATGTTTTTTCTTTGAAATCCTTACATGGTGCTAACGCTTATTGTAGAAACTTTGCTCCCTTATATGGTATCCCGGAGGAATCTGCCACAGGAACATCAAGCGGTGCACTTGGTTGTTATTTGTACCACTATGGAAAAATCGACGAGGAGCAAGCTTCACATATTATTTTTGAACAAGGTTATTCTATGAATAGGCCATCTGAAATCAGAGTGTCTTTAGCTATAAAGGAAAATAAAATTTTTGAAGTCAAGGTCGGAGGGAGAGCGATGAATTTAACCTTAACGGAAGTCGAAATATAG
- a CDS encoding HNH endonuclease, with protein sequence MAILVNVNKVKTGDIVFHLRGKGKKAEFVGYSIAKADGHETLERPPSPGSWAYCSSFYRAFLSDFIRFNKPISLYQLFKEHSLDFKKYYEQKAKPRNIFYTIQSNRLQCLNGGYLSEVDEMLLDIILENNEASGEEGFSVGLSVPTSVAIKQIKVRVGHAHFSANVKNNYNNRCCFPECTISDREFLIASHIARWADNSEKRGDTSNGLCLCPIHDKAFELGYFSLDSNFRICVKKRSDHSQIFKAYILRYIGMTISKGQIEPDRVALAEHRRRSNISDESGK encoded by the coding sequence ATGGCCATTTTGGTTAATGTGAATAAAGTGAAGACTGGAGATATTGTCTTTCATCTTAGAGGAAAAGGGAAAAAGGCAGAATTTGTTGGATATTCAATTGCTAAGGCTGATGGTCATGAAACCTTGGAACGTCCTCCGAGCCCCGGAAGTTGGGCTTATTGTAGCAGTTTTTATAGAGCTTTTTTAAGCGACTTTATAAGATTTAATAAACCCATCAGTCTTTATCAATTATTCAAGGAACATAGTCTGGATTTTAAGAAGTATTATGAGCAAAAAGCCAAACCAAGGAATATATTTTATACAATACAATCGAATAGATTACAATGCTTAAACGGAGGATATCTGTCTGAAGTTGATGAAATGCTATTGGATATAATATTAGAGAATAACGAAGCGTCTGGTGAGGAAGGCTTTTCTGTTGGCTTATCCGTACCGACATCTGTGGCTATAAAACAAATAAAGGTTCGGGTAGGACATGCGCATTTTTCGGCTAATGTAAAAAATAATTATAATAATCGATGTTGCTTTCCGGAATGTACGATTTCAGATAGGGAATTTTTAATTGCCTCTCATATTGCTAGGTGGGCCGATAATAGTGAAAAGCGTGGAGATACATCTAATGGTTTGTGTTTATGTCCTATTCATGACAAAGCATTTGAATTGGGCTATTTCTCATTAGATAGTAACTTCAGAATATGCGTAAAAAAAAGGAGTGATCATAGTCAAATATTTAAAGCGTATATTTTGCGATATATAGGCATGACTATATCAAAAGGTCAAATAGAACCAGATCGTGTAGCTCTTGCGGAGCATAGAAGAAGGAGCAATATTTCAGATGAGAGTGGTAAATAA
- the yaaA gene encoding peroxide stress protein YaaA codes for MKIIISPAKKMIEDTDSIEVTGVPGFINDAIILMHEMKSLSLSEGKALWKCNDKLAELNYKRYKDMALMHRLTPAVIAYEGLQYQHMAPKVLTTKALSYLSDHLRILSGFYGVLKPFDGVTPYRLEMQAKLSVNDCKDLYDFWGDRLYHSLVDDDRIILNLASKEYSQCIEKYITPKDRFITIEFGELVEGKVKQKGTISKMARGDMVRFMAENNISDLNGLKDFQELGFAYCKELSSNSKYVFIM; via the coding sequence ATGAAGATAATAATTTCTCCGGCAAAGAAGATGATTGAGGATACGGATTCTATTGAGGTTACCGGAGTGCCCGGATTTATTAATGATGCTATAATATTGATGCATGAAATGAAGTCCTTGTCCTTATCAGAGGGAAAAGCATTGTGGAAATGCAATGATAAATTGGCAGAATTAAACTATAAGCGCTACAAAGATATGGCTTTGATGCATAGACTGACACCGGCAGTAATAGCATATGAGGGCTTGCAGTATCAGCATATGGCTCCGAAAGTGCTTACAACTAAGGCACTTTCGTACCTATCAGATCATTTGCGGATTTTGTCAGGCTTCTATGGAGTACTTAAGCCCTTTGATGGGGTAACGCCATATCGACTAGAAATGCAGGCAAAGCTATCCGTGAATGATTGTAAAGATTTATATGATTTCTGGGGAGACCGGTTGTATCATAGTCTAGTGGACGATGACAGAATTATCCTTAACTTGGCTTCGAAAGAATACTCACAATGCATCGAGAAATATATCACACCAAAGGATCGATTTATTACGATTGAGTTTGGTGAGCTAGTGGAAGGGAAAGTGAAACAAAAGGGAACAATATCTAAGATGGCTCGCGGTGATATGGTGCGGTTCATGGCAGAGAATAATATTTCAGATCTGAATGGTCTCAAGGATTTTCAGGAGCTAGGATTTGCTTATTGCAAGGAGCTTTCCAGCAACTCAAAATACGTATTCATAATGTGA
- a CDS encoding FRG domain-containing protein has protein sequence MIDVETIRINSVEEYYQIVEKYKGNNLFRGQAVSEWDIVPGAFRGNCVKDKVAEECRKFSLVQTEEVLKKILELQHWGEKTRLCDLSINPSVSLYFVIEDDTQHDKDGAVFIIDRDKACNFNSVQIKILMRIAQGDLYNFRVIKDAVKNELHLDLSDEEIKEAITKNAVIDYDMGIAYSNPRAIIQGGTGIYFGYAFDRKDNLVEKGSLDIEGIIKKIIIPHDIKPQIIEYLNTIGIYGDLLYDKAKAVSNSRLSFDIQEFENREKSFGQKVTLGVYVSELSFTDDDIQRIVDEVYIKYKTQYGKSARIWINVYHDLEDRRLTSSNWIARTIPDSNFTNYNLIFNENYRTSRMINLNKEISIFEIMGLTEPIVKECKQFLLEVERAYDLFQNRYIMRDKYGEVLNMAYIKRHKIIFGDLNDIEHGGERYDTYYESAYNFCQSVYDLAWELCNDIGKGERDSFLEWRYDKWHEKCLRNYELYYLAVRNLSI, from the coding sequence ATGATTGATGTTGAAACAATCAGAATAAATTCAGTAGAAGAATATTATCAAATAGTTGAGAAGTACAAAGGCAATAATTTATTCAGAGGTCAAGCTGTTTCTGAGTGGGATATAGTTCCAGGGGCATTTCGAGGGAATTGTGTGAAGGATAAGGTGGCAGAAGAATGTCGAAAATTTAGTCTAGTTCAGACGGAAGAGGTTTTAAAGAAAATACTAGAATTACAGCATTGGGGTGAGAAGACACGTTTATGTGATTTGTCTATAAATCCGTCTGTGTCACTTTATTTTGTAATAGAAGACGATACACAACATGATAAAGATGGGGCTGTTTTTATAATCGATAGAGATAAAGCATGCAATTTTAACAGTGTACAAATAAAAATTTTGATGCGAATAGCACAAGGGGATTTATATAACTTTCGAGTAATAAAGGATGCAGTGAAAAATGAATTACACCTAGATCTATCTGATGAAGAAATTAAAGAAGCTATTACAAAAAATGCTGTTATTGATTATGACATGGGTATAGCGTATTCAAACCCTAGAGCAATAATACAAGGAGGAACAGGTATATATTTTGGTTATGCTTTTGACCGTAAAGACAATTTAGTGGAAAAAGGGAGCTTGGATATTGAAGGAATTATCAAAAAGATAATTATTCCACATGATATAAAACCCCAAATTATTGAATATCTAAATACGATTGGAATTTATGGTGATTTGCTTTATGATAAGGCAAAAGCTGTGTCAAACAGTAGACTGTCATTTGATATCCAAGAATTTGAAAATAGAGAAAAATCTTTTGGTCAAAAAGTAACATTGGGTGTATATGTGTCCGAGTTGTCATTTACCGATGATGATATTCAAAGGATTGTAGATGAAGTATACATAAAATACAAGACCCAATATGGCAAATCGGCAAGAATATGGATTAATGTGTATCATGATTTAGAAGATAGGAGACTTACCAGTTCTAATTGGATTGCGAGAACGATTCCTGATAGTAATTTCACTAATTATAATTTAATATTTAATGAAAATTATCGAACTTCAAGAATGATTAATTTAAATAAGGAAATTTCTATATTTGAAATTATGGGTTTAACAGAACCAATTGTTAAAGAATGTAAACAATTTTTGTTAGAAGTAGAACGTGCATATGATTTATTCCAAAATAGATATATTATGAGAGATAAATATGGCGAAGTTTTAAATATGGCTTATATTAAACGACATAAAATAATTTTCGGTGATTTAAATGATATAGAGCATGGCGGGGAGCGATATGATACGTACTATGAAAGTGCTTATAATTTTTGCCAAAGTGTTTACGATTTAGCTTGGGAACTTTGTAATGACATAGGAAAAGGGGAGCGAGATAGCTTTTTAGAGTGGCGTTATGACAAATGGCATGAAAAGTGTTTGAGAAATTATGAATTATACTATTTAGCTGTAAGAAATCTATCAATTTAG